atagttgttgtttttaaataaTGGGTGGACAAGTAATTCTTTGCACTTGAAAGAGGAGTCAGACAAGGCTGCCCCCTTTCCCCCTACATCTTTTTACTCCGTGTAGAAATATAGTAGCGGAATGGAAAGAATTAGgacaaataaaaatatagacGGAATTTTtatcaaaggtaacaaaattaaaattaccgGTAGCCAATATGCCGACGACACCACACTTACCCTTAATGGCTCGGAAAAATCTCCTACGAGTGCTCTGCATGATTTTGAACCTGTTTAGCACTATACCTGGCCTAAaacttaataacaaaaaaagagagGTGCTTTGGATCGATACTGGTCATGATGATCAGCTCAGTCCTGAAAAGAATTTAATGTGggttaaagatgaaacaaagtttttggttgttttgatAGTGgcattaatttgctttgaaaaaaACCAAGAGAATACTTTATGCCAAAAAATAGCAACCTCGTTTAGGGGAAAAGAGAAGGCAAACAAGGCTAGACACAACTCCCGTAGCACCTCACTTTGAGTCATAACACTTCTGCATGATCAGGACTTTAGGGATAGGTTTAGTGTTAGGGTAGGATTGCAAGAAAATTGCTCTTAACTGCAAAACCTCTTGTAAAGGGcacaacattttcaaatcaGGTAGAATGTTTGTCACCttcaccaaaaaaaacaaaaaagaacaaaaaagccatttttacCGTTTGAAAATATCTGCATTGTTTCCCGAGATGTAAAATgggaaaatatgcaaatgagatgactggtgacgtcatacactcaacccaatattatattgagtatataaatagagctattctcactgcatacatAATTAGCGCATCACGGAATTTGAGCTATGTCCTTCAGATTGCGCTGTGCTCTGCGTCTTCGGGGCAGGTATGATGCTTTGCCGTCTCCTTGCTTAAATTCTCGTGTTTTGCCTGGATCGTTGTCATTTTGCCTGTGTTCTGGTGAAGGAAGCTTCTGTCGCTGCAAACTACCGTCGACCGGCACCAGCCTTTCATGTCATGGCTGCCCTTTCTGCTCCGCCTGCCCCCGTTCCTGACGAGGCTGTTGAAGAGCCAGTTGGCGCTGTTGAAGCTGCTCCGCCACCAGTGGTCGAGCCTGAggtattttttgcttttcttttgtttcagtcaGCCGAGCCACTTGCTTGTTTCTTTGCCACGTGTTTACGTATTTTCTGTTAGCCATTTCTATACTTCCGAATGTAGGTCTCCGTTTTGCTTGCTGGTTGCCACGTGTTTACTCGGGTGGTATTTTTCCATATGTTAGCGTTGTTGCCGCTTTGTATGTGAGGTTGTTCCGCCCTATGGTGCGGAGACTAGTCGTATCTAACGCTTTCACGTGTGTTTAGGATTTTCGCTTCGCAGCAAGAGTTTGCTGGTTAATTTGTAGCATAAGaagtttttccttttattgtttcgTTAGTTACCGCTTTCAGCAGCATGCTAAAGGTCATCAATGTGAGTTTTTCACGCTTTATTGCAAGAAGTTTACACCATAGGGCATAAATTATAGGGCCTTTATTTGTTGTTCCCTGTCACAATGAGATACCACTTTTAGGCGAGGAAATTCTATTACATTATATTGTTTATATATCTATTTCATGCATTCCAGTTTTAATTGTTTCACGTTGTATGCGAGGACGTGTAGCTTCATGTTGTAGGAAGGAAGGaagcatgcaaaaaaaaaaaaaaagaaaaagttgggAGAAACGGAAGGCAAATGAGATTGACAAGAGACACAGGAACGTTAAGATCGTTATCATACCGTATGGTTATGTCTTTTTTCCGCTTTTGCTCGTACTTTTCcactttacatgtatatttgagGGATGCCGCTTTCTAGCGAAGTGTCTTGGTCGTGCTGATTTGGCGATGTTTTTCTCTTCTGACTGTGGTTGGTCTACTTTAGTTTTGTTTTAGgtgctttcttttccttttggaaatttaatctGTCTCTATGCGTCCTGTTTTGCCACTGGGTTTgttgttttcgttcatttacctttgtttctttaattttttctctcGTCTGTCAGGCTGATGTTCGTTTGGTTGAGTTAGAAAGAAAGGTCTGAGCCCTTGAGCAGGAGAAAACTTTGGAGACTACCGAGGGTACTTGGTTAACCTTCAGAAGATACCTTAACCCGTCCTAATAGCGCTTTTGACCGTTTCAAAGTGATGGACATTTTACAAGCTTTAGTGCGCCTTGCGCGCTCCCAAGAACACCAGAAGGTTGAAGAATATGCCGCGGCCTGGGCGAGGCACGGGTGAGATGGGACTCTCTCAGTTCCCCCAAGTTGCAGCGTTTATTGCCAGGGCTGCTGGGAGACCCCGTTAGAGCTAAGGTCGCTAAAGAAGCCGTTTCCTTATTGAAGGCTGCTTCCAAGACGTCTGGTCAGTTGCACGTTGGCCCTATACGTCCAAGGCTTGGAATAACCTTTGGGCGAGGTCCCTGTTTCAAGTGCAGCAACTTGGGTCATTTTCCACGCACCTGCAGGGCCACTCAGGCGCCGTTTCTGTACGGACGGGGTCATGGAGCCCTTGGTTCTGGAGGGCAAGTAAACCCCTCACTGATAAACTCGCTTGATGTTTGATTTACAGGATTTTGTTGGCTTGTAACgtcctttttgttttatttttcgctCATAGATaaaacatttttcttctgttcATCTTTGTCCAggtccctttttttttaaaaaaaaggaaaacaaaagacaaaaaaaaaacccttctcGTCATTGACCCTGGGGGACTCCTATGTGTCTCTGTTCTGGACCTGGTTCGGATTCTGGGGTCAACGAGGGGTTGGTTTCCCTGTTTGCCTCCGCCTACCTTTAGGACGGCCTTTACTCCCTTTTTCAGACGCGCCTCGACCTCGCGGATCTTGGAGGCTCGAGACTCGTATTTACAGTTTAGTGGATCTGTCCCTCTTCGCTCTTTGGCACAGGGAACCCAGCCCTTCGTTGGCCCCCTGGCGTCTCCGGAGATGGTTTCCTCACGCCGGGGGGTTAGGTGTTTTGACCAACCTTCGCTTCCATGACCAGGGTCATTTTAAGGCTAGTATGCTTCACGAAAGTTTCCCTGTTTGGCAACGTCTGCCGGCGGATTATTCTTGTGCCGTGGATTTTTCTGAGATTCTCTGGGATGGTGTTCATGTGGAGATTTTTTTCTCCCCATTTAGGGGGGCATTTTCAGGGGCAGTTATACCATGCGCAGACCCCTCCTTCCATTGAGATCGAGAACGCTGCTATTTGCACGCAGTTTGCTGATTTTATTAGCGATACCATTGTTCAGTGGGTGGCATCAGGGTTTTTGTCCGTTTGGGGAGAGTTTGAGTCGTGTCTCCGCCTCATTTGGTCCTTCCTATTACCATTGAGCCCTCCAAGCCTCGTCTCTGCCATGACGAAGGGTTTTTAAATTTATGGATTAGGGATCTTCTATTCAAGTTAGACCACCTGGCACATTTGCCCCGGTATGTTTTGCCTGGACATTTCCAGACGACCTTTGATGACAAGAGTGGCTTCCAGCATGTTCGGCTGCATCCGTCGTCGGAGATGTAGTTTGGGCTCGAGTGGGAtaatttcctttttgtgtttCGTACGCTCCCCTTTGGTTGGAAGGCCAGCGCCTATATTTATCATAACTTAGGTCTAGTCGTCTCTCGCATGCCTTTCGCTCCCTAGCTTGGGGTTCTCCTGTCACAGTATATTGACGACTGTCATGTGGGTCAGCTTTTTGCCTCTCCGATGTGTTCCGCCATTCTTCCAGTCGACCATTGTGAAAAAGTCAGAGGGAAATCCCTGccagggtgggggggggggggggggtgcaaaacaaaagttttcaatcctcAGGAATCAAACATGGCCAGGAATAACTACACAGGAATAAAAATGGGTTCCTGGAAGCATCATTATTATTCTTGGAATAGCTATTCCAGGGATAAGTCTGGTATTCTAGGAATAAATtgtccagcaaaggggattccCACATGACAAACAGATTTTGGCAGGCAATTGAGTGCAATGCGCACGGGATGCCTGTGGTTAAAGCACTGTGATGGGAGTGAAGGTCGAAATTTTTCTGTATCTGTGTAAACATGGATCCAGAAGAGCAAGCCGGAAACAgtgctgaaaaaagaaaaaggaaacctaATTTTACTACCAGAGAGTTGACAATAATTACAGAAAACGcataaatcaacaggaaaaaaacgaggatctgtaacttacagtacggaccgagaaaacgagggtagtaagatgtttattatatctctgaggttaactgGCGCGCGGGCAAGGCAAAACGAaactgaaaaaaggaaatgtaAGTTGCACAAATAACTCCAAAACAGAGGGTGTATAAATGCATGTTTCCTTGGGAAGATGCAATTCATGACAAATAGGTTTGTTTTGTGCGAAGACATCGAGCAGACTGGCAGCCATCGAAAACATCAGTGCTTTGTTCGGTGCATTTCGATGCATCAGACTTTGAACAACGGCTCAGTCTAAATCTCGGAGAAGCTGAAtcatttaaaacaaaatgatgGCTTAAAAAGAATGCTGTGCTGACCAAAGATTGTGTGGAGCAGCAAGAGAATGTTGTAACCCCGTGTGAGCGAAGAAaggtatgtgtgtgtgtgcatgTTTACATGGCATGTTTGAGAGGTGTGAGACATTAAAGTTGTCTTTTATTACATGATTTTCGACTTATATATATTCATTACTCTTAGATTATTCAAAATGCTGCTAAGCAGACGACGATTCCTCCAGAAGAACCAGATGGACAAGAGCAAAATCTCGAGATTTGTTCTGATTCTCTGTCATTGCCATGTGATCAAGTTGAAGCTCATGTCCATCCGCCAATTTCTTCACCTGATCCCGATCCAGTGCCTATTGATTCTGTTTCAACCCCATCTGAGCTAGAAGTGTCTACAGTTACCTGTGAAAAGTGCCAAACCTATGCTGAGCCCTTTGCACAGCTTCAAGATTCATGTCGGAAAGTAAAGCAAAGAAGGGGTGCATTACAGATGGAAGTAAATCAGCTGAAGAAGATCAACAAAGATCTCCGAAAGGTAAAAATATTTACAGCAGGCTATCTGAGTAAAGTTTATTGTGTTTTTATCCAGGTGGCCTTACTATAAATGTTTTCGTTTTACTTTAAAGTAACTAAAGCAACTACAAAACGATTCATTGTCTTCCAACTGGAGTAATGAAGAAGCAGACGAATTATCTTCACTGGGGCGTTTGGCACGAATCTGGCTTCGTGTCAATGTGATTATGGTTTAAGCGCTATCGCACGCTGGTATCGTTTATTCTAAGTCCCAAGGGCTTTAAATCTACTATTTATATGGCCTGGCTCAGGTTGTTTCGGTCTCATTTTGCCGTTTATTACCGCGGTCCAACGTTGTGTTGTTTTACTCCTCCTTTCGTCGCCGAAGCCCGTCATGGCTGCTCCGGTCCAACCGAATCCTGACGCTCTGGCTGCACTCGTGGCTCCGCCTGCCGCTCCGCCTGTTATTCCACTAGCACCAGCGCAACCAGCTCCGGCAGCCGACGGCGCTCAAGCAGCGCAAGCAGCGCCAGTTCAACAGGAAGAGGTTTGTAGTTGGCTTGTAGTTTTTTTCCCCTATTCTGCCTGCTTTTCTTGTTACGCCGTTTTTTCCTTCTCGCTAGTTTTCACTGTCAGTCGTCAGCTTCATTTTGCACCACgtgttcttttcattttctctcgtTAGCTCTCGTTTGTCGCCTATTAGCGTCCCGTTTCCTGTTTTTTCTATTGTCGTATGTCAGTTCGCCCGCCAGTTCTATTGTTATTTATATCTCGTCGTGTGTTCTACTTAATTTGGTACTTTGTCATCCGTTCGACCGTTTACAACTGTTTGCCGTGCGTGCTATCATTATTAGTGTTAGCCAGTGTTCGGCTGTTACAAGTTTTTGGCCGTGTGTTCGGCTGTCTCGGATCTTTGGCTGTGTGTTCGGCTATTAGAAGTGTTTGGCCGTGTGTTCGGCTGTTACAATTTTTGGCCGTGTGCTCAGCTGCTACAAGCGTTGGCTGTGCGTTCGGCCGTTTCAAGTATTGGTCGGTTTCGGTCTTGTTATTTAAttcatgtttttatttgtaCGCTTTTCTACCTGTTTCGGGCTTTGCCCATTCATTTTTTCTCTCGCGCCTTCTTTTTTCCTCGTGGTACCTTCCATTTTGTTTAGCCATGTTTTATCTCGCACTCGTATATTTTCTCGGTCGTTTTAtagttatattttttattattgttcgGCTCTCTTTATGTATTCACTTTTCCTTCACATTCTATGCATGCTTATTCTGCTTTGTTTTCGTcgtgatttttgttttcttttgttttgctcgTACTCTCGTGGCTTGTTTTGCCTCGGTGCGCTTTTGTTGTTATAGTTGTTATAGTTGTGGTTTCAGCTTTCTGTTCCATGCAATGCAGTTTAGTTTCACATCACCTTAGTCTTATTCACATTTCTGTTTTTGCACGGTCATATTTAGCTTTTTTACGTACTATCGACATGCGGATTTCTCTTAGTTCCCTTTGTCTCGTTTTTTAGCCCACTTGGTTTTACGGTTTTTAATAGAGTCAATCTTTTGTCTTGGCATTGTTCAGTTGTCAATTTGCATTAAACCCGGATTTTTTGTTTACGCTCCATTGCATTACAGTTGTTTTGTTTACCTCGTTTTACCTTAGTGACAGTGTATTTTGGAGTTCTAttcgtttgttttcttcttagtcatacggttttttttattttacttgtcCTCAGCAAGCTGCCCCTGATGCCATTACTGACTTAAAAAAAGAGTTGGTTTTGTTACGCCAAAAGCACGACACTGGCACTGTAGACTCGGCCTTGGGCATTCTTCGTCAACTCCTAGCCCGTCCCGCCGCAATTTTTGATCCACATGCTTCACTGGCAGCATTAGAGCAGCTTGTTGATCTTGCCCGTGAGAAAGGCGATGAAAGAGCCAATCGTTTTGGCATCGTCCTTAGGCAGACGCGAACCCTGCTGTATAACCCCTCGTTCCAGCACCTCCTCCTCAAGTTGATAGGAAGCAAGGAAGAAGTGGGGGTAGCCAAGGAAATTCAGAAAGCCTTGATGCAAAGCCCGCCgacttttttttctggaaattcTGTTAATTCTGGAGGTCCTTCGTGCCCTTTCCCTAGGGCTCGTCAGGCTcgtgtttgtttttcttgtggtaGGCGTGGCCATTACGCTAGATCTTGTTGGGCTAAGCGTGGCCCATACTACAGTGTCAACCATAAATGAGTCTctttttgttgttaataaagaaatttgcggtcTCCATGTTGTCTCCATGTATtttcgtttttcgttttttcttttcattctttttcccTGTCCACTGGCTTAACCGTGTCCAGAAGGGTAATCTAAATATACACCCTATAACTTGTCTTCGGACGGGTTCATGGTCCAGTTCGGCTAGTGGGTCTGGGTCCCTCCCAGTTTCACAGTTTCCCTGTTCTTTTGCTTTTTGGGATCATTCTACCTTTCGCTTATTTTAgtctttatttttcttatttttggaaCTTTAGATTTCCTCCGAATTATTTGTCCACTCGTTGGTTCAGCTTAGATCCCAAAGCGTTAGCGAAGACTGGTGGGATTGGGAGGGAAAACCCGCTAGCTGGGCCGGACCACTTCTGTCGGTTCACATGGTATCATCCGGATCCGTCTATGCGTCCCGGTCAATGCTTTGATTTCGAGACCCTAACAAATTTTCCGCTGGAAATCTGTCCAACTGTTTGCCTTGCTGGGAGCCTGTCCTCCAAGATTATCCTAAAAAGTCCGAGATCTACAGCTTCCTGTCTGAAGGCGTTAACGTTAAGCAGTTTTTCGTTCCTTTTCACGGTACATTTCAAGGCCGCCACTTTTGCAGTAGCGAACCACATAAGTATGGCGTTTCCCAATTCTCCATCGTGTGAGCGCTTCAAAGATTTCATTTCTCGCACAATTCTTGAAAGAGTTTCCAACGGCTCCCTGCTCGTCTGGGGAGAGGTGGGTAAAGTTCACCCGCCGCATCTGGTCATGCCCATTACAGTGGAGCCCAGTAAACCACGCATGTGTCATGacaaaagatttcttaattgcTGGATCAAGGACTGTCCATTTACGCTAGATTATATCACTGATCTTCCCCGATAAGTCCTCCCTGGCCACTTTCAAACATCTTTCGACGATAAGAGTGGCTATGACCACGTGCGCCTCCATCCCTCTAGCTCCACCTTTTTTGGCCTACAATGGAAAGGGTGGTATTTCGTGTTTATCACCATACCTTTTGGTTGGAAAGCCAGTGCTTTTGTATATCACAGTATTGGGATGGCCGCTACTAACTATATTCGTTCCCTTGGGGTGCCCTGCTCGCAGTACATTGACGACAGGCATTGCGGCTagctttgtttttcatttacacAATCTTCGTACTCTGGTTTCGCCCTGGCAGAGATGGCAGCTTTCATTGCTTGTACAATCCTCATTTCCTTGGGATATTTCATCAGTCTCAAGAAATGCGTGCTCCAGCCCTCTACCGCTCTCAGATTCCTGGGTTATATTTGTGATTCACTTCAGCAGGCATTTATTCTTCCACAAGACAAACGTGCCAAATTTGCTTCACTTCGAGATTCTATCCTCGCTCACAAAACGGTGTCGttaaaaaacttgcaaaaattTGTAGGTAAAACTACATCATTTGCTTTATTGGCTCCTGCGGCCAAGCTATTTTCTAACGAAGCATACCGGGCTATTTCCCGCTGCTCCAAAGCGTCCACATCCCAGTTCCGTATCACCAAGGATCTCCGCAAAGAGTTGTTACATTGGAGATTCTTAGATTCTTGGGAAGGTTTCCTTCCCTGGAGGGACGAGCATCACTTTCAACTTACGCTATTTTCAGATGCTTCCTTTTCTGGCTGGGGTGCTTGTCTCAAACTTCCAGGGGAGGCGCCTGTAGAGGCTCGTGGGTACTGGGACGAGACCAGTCGCGGATACCATATTGCAGCCAAGGAAACCCGGGCCCTTTTCAACGCTGTTCAGTGCCTTCTTGCCCAGTCCTTCAACGCCAGAGTCAACGTCTTCGTGGACAACAAAGTACTTCTGGATAGCTGGGAAAAACAAATTTCCAAATCCCCGATCATCTCAGATACCCTCAAAGATTTATTTCTTTTCACCATGGCCCACAACCTTTCCTTATCCTTACATTACGTGCCATCTCATCTTAATCCGGCACATCAACCCTCGCGAGTTTTGTCTGACCTCGATTGCACGCTCAGTCAAGATATGTGGAAACGGATAGACACCATGTTCGGTCCTCATACCATTGATTTGATGGCCCTTCCATCTAACGTGCGCCACAATCGGTCTGGGAATTCCCTCCCTTTCTTTTCTCCGTTCCTGTGTCCACAATCAGCCGGGACTAATGTGTTTGCGCAAAGCATCGCAAGACAGGAAAACGCGTACGTGTTTCATCCTTTTTTGCTCATTGGCCCACTCTTCAGGTTTTTGGAGTCTCAGTCCTTTACTTTCACCATTATAGTGCCTGACATTTCCCCTAGGAAGTACTGCTGGCCCCTGGTTTTTTGTCGAGCATCGTGTGCGTACAAGCTAGCCTCCAAGGGCAATAATAACGTTCTTTTATTCCCAACAAAATCAGGTTCTTCGCCTTTGGCGCCACGCCCTCTCCAATGGGATCTTTGGGCTTTCCGAATTCATGGCTCATGAACTATGTTAACTTCGTTTTTCTCATTTTCGGGGTTTCAGCCACTTCCAGAAGTACCTCACGTATGGAAACCAGCTGTACAGTGCCCAGATTGCTCATATCCTAATGATGCCGGATTTCGCTTTTGCCAAGCCTGTGGGTATAAGCGCAAGTCGTTAGCGCCTGATCATAATCCCCATCTAGTGTCCCTCAATCTCCCCTCTTTGGACCACCGTTTAGAGCTGTTAACGATCACAAACCGTACCAGGTACAAAAGTCCAAGCTTCGAAAAGAGCTCGAGAGTTTCCTTTCTTCCTTACCGTGCCCCAAAACGTTATTGTCAGCCTCTCCTCGTGACGTCACTCGTTTCTTAGTATGGAAAGACAGAAAGGGGAAGACCAAAGTCCACATTCCGACCTGTTCTTTGTTTGGTGCCAAGAAGGCCGAAGTTTGTTCATGTCCATCTACCCTTGCGGCAGGGACAGTTGCAAATCTTATTGGAAAACTATGTTCACTGTTCGTAGAGTCTGGCCGAGGGGGTGAATGGAACGACTTATTGGGCATTGGTAACCCTGCCTCTCATCACAGTGTTAAACAGTACCTCATTTTAATTCGTGAAGAACAGGCTCGTGCTAGAATTACCCCTAAACAGGCTGTCCCTCTGTTTTTCGATAAACTTTTACGCTTATGCtcctttttgaaagaaagcaCTTTCGCGCCCCAAATATTACCCTTGCGGCGTTATATTTATGCTAGGGATCTAGCCTTTTTTGTCTAGAATTTTTTGCTGGAGATAGAGCGTCAGATTTAGGCAGGATTTTCACCAAAGAAGTGTTAACTCTCCCCGATGATGAAGGTTTCCTCTTTAAACATACCTTTGGCAAGACCCttaggggaaaaaattccaacaCATTCATGGTCAAAAAATGCTCCAA
Above is a window of Montipora capricornis isolate CH-2021 chromosome 6, ASM3666992v2, whole genome shotgun sequence DNA encoding:
- the LOC138053605 gene encoding uncharacterized protein, with protein sequence MAAFIACTILISLGYFISLKKCVLQPSTALRFLGYICDSLQQAFILPQDKRAKFASLRDSILAHKTVSLKNLQKFVGKTTSFALLAPAAKLFSNEAYRAISRCSKASTSQFRITKDLRKELLHWRFLDSWEGFLPWRDEHHFQLTLFSDASFSGWGACLKLPGEAPVEARGYWDETSRGYHIAAKETRALFNAVQCLLAQSFNARVNVFVDNKVLLDSWEKQISKSPIISDTLKDLFLFTMAHNLSLSLHYVPSHLNPAHQPSRVLSDLDCTLSQDMWKRIDTMFGPHTIDLMALPSNVRHNRSGNSLPFFSPFLCPQSAGTNVFAQSIARQENAYVFHPFLLIGPLFRFLESQSFTFTIIVPDISPRKYCWPLVFCRASCAYKLASKGNNNVLLFPTKSGSSPLAPRPLQWDLWAFRIHGS